One segment of Amycolatopsis alba DSM 44262 DNA contains the following:
- a CDS encoding methylated-DNA--[protein]-cysteine S-methyltransferase: MSIAYWSTMDTKIGPFTAVVAGDGAVLASGWTGDVGELTPLISPSLAPGEVKQRRDLGPVSTAIRRYHGGDLDAVADIEVRQRSGAFREHAWEILRKVPAGEPVSYAEYAALAGNPSAVRAAASACAKNAAALFVPCHRVVRTGGGVGNFRWGVPAKQWLLSHEAA; the protein is encoded by the coding sequence ATGAGCATCGCGTATTGGTCCACAATGGACACGAAGATCGGCCCGTTCACCGCCGTGGTGGCGGGCGACGGGGCCGTACTCGCCTCGGGCTGGACGGGCGACGTCGGCGAACTGACGCCGCTGATCTCGCCGTCACTGGCTCCCGGCGAGGTGAAGCAGCGACGGGACCTGGGACCGGTGAGCACCGCGATCCGCCGGTACCACGGCGGCGACCTCGACGCCGTCGCCGACATCGAGGTGCGGCAACGATCCGGCGCTTTCCGGGAGCACGCTTGGGAGATCCTGCGGAAGGTGCCCGCGGGTGAGCCGGTGAGCTACGCGGAATACGCGGCGCTGGCGGGGAATCCGTCGGCGGTGCGGGCGGCCGCGTCGGCGTGCGCGAAGAACGCGGCGGCGTTGTTCGTGCCGTGCCACCGGGTGGTGCGGACCGGTGGAGGCGTGGGGAACTTCCGGTGGGGTGTCCCGGCGA